The genomic region TCGTGTTGCAGAGTATCCTGTCAGGCATAATAGAACATACTGTTCTCTCCTCTATATACTAAAGGCTATCGCCTACTTAAAGCCGTTCTCTCGACTCCCTCCGCCTCGCCAGCGCTTCAACCCACATagcagatcagatcagccatTCTCCTGAATATCACATCCTACATATACATCCTCTTCCCTATGACTCGAATGTCGTACCAATGCACCCTTCGGGACGACAGTCTACCCCTCCTGAGCCATTGTGTTGCGCAAAAAAGCTGCAACCTTGTACATGACAATATCCCCCGTTCGGCCCGAAACCTGACCTCTACTGAGCCCTCTCCAAACGCCTCTATCTccccctcctcttcttcttctttgacctCTACTCTCAGTCCCATGGCGGCTGCTCCGCCAGAGAGTTCTGTCCTCTCCCTGCTCAACGGCATCAGCCCTCGTCTGGCGGTAAAGGAACTCGAGGTTGTCCCTTCGGCTCGACTGCAGCGTCTTTATAATGTCAAGGTTACAGAGGGTCCGAGTCTTCTATTGGCGCTACCCCCACCTGCGGTTATACGGTTGCTACGCTCTGAGAAGTCAACCCTTGGTACTGAAGCTGCTGTGCTCAAGTGGCTTTCCGCTGTTGTAAGAGAGAGGAAAATCTGCTCTGACGTCGGGGCTAAAGAACCTACAAGCAGGACAGTTCAAACCTCTCTAGTGAATGAGACCGATCCTCAACTATTGGCTGGATACTTACCTACCCTTGTTCGGCATGAGTCTATTGGTGGTGTACTCCCAGTTGAATATAACCTCATCCGGCCGCCAAGAGGCACTCCCATATCCGCACTATCAGGGCCCCTAGACTCCCGCGAGCAATGGACAGTGGACTTCCAAACAGGCCAGCTACTCCGTCGGATATCCAGCCAGGTTTCACCTACCAGGAGATTTGGTATTGCCGCTGATGTCCTTTCAGTACCTCCCTCAGTTGTCCATCACCCCCCACGACGTTTTGAAGGAAGCTTGACTGATTCAAAGGGTGCTGACTCCTGGAGAGTAGCATTTCATAGTCTGTTGGAATCGGTCCTTCGAGATGGAGAGGACTTGACCATTATGTTCAATTACAATAACATTCGACACCATTTCGAGCGTTTCCAGCATCTGCTTGATGCAGTAACGAAACCGCGACTTGTTGTCTTAGATGCCGGCGAAGACTCCAATACATTAATACACCGCCCATACGAGAGCGAGAAGAAATCTTTCATACTCCCTAAAGAGGGTCAGCCACAGCCGAAATTAGGAAAAGGAGTTTCGAGGGAACTAGACAATGATGGAAAGGTGCGACAAGACTACAGGATAGTCTTTCAGGATGATACCAGCAGAAAGGAGGAATACATGATAGCAGACGAGCCAAGCCAAAACCCCATCGAAGTAACTGGTTTACGACAATGGAGCAACTGCGTCTTCGGTGATCCCCTCATGGCCACCGTCTTCAGCAAACGACCACATCTTTCTGGTGATTTTTGGCGAGGCTTCGACAACCCACTACCAGGTGAAACGACGGCAAGCATCATCGAAGATCGGGACAATGCACACATTCGCATGCTGCTCTACGAGTGCTATCACGCGGTGGTCACTCTAGTGGGAGAGTACTACAGGCCGCAGACCGACAGAAGCATGAGAGAACTTTCAGCTCGAAAACATCTCGGCAATGTGCTGGCTCGGCTTGAAGAACTTGATGATCGAGGCCAGCAACGGCGTAGGCGTATGAGTGGTGAGATGTCACCTGCGAAGAGACCGCGCTCTGGACAGGAGAGCGACGAAGATAGCGAACCTTGATTATATACGACCATATTTACAGGCCACTAGCTGTATGTGAGCGGTGCGAGTAATACACGAATAGATACATAATATGATCACCTCACTGAAGCATGATTGAATGCAAGAATTATATCTCGTGAATAAAATGAGCAACATGTCCATCGACAAACTATGCTCTTGCTTTTCCCTTCCCTTTTGCTGAGCCATGGCCAgtctcttcgtcctccttctcattctcatcctcttcgtctcgTGGTAGTTGAAAGCCCATCATACCCAACAAGTTACCAGTCGGTCCAGCCATACCAGCCTGGCTCTTGAAACTTTCGAGTAAGTTCTTTGCCAGGTTGTAGTCAATATCGACTTCGTCATCGctgttctcttcttcttctttaatGTCCGTTAGGCTActctctccctctttttGAGTTACATCCTTGAGACGGGTTTGCTTCTCGACAGGGTCGAGCTTGAGCGCACCAAACTGGTTGAGCTCTGCTTCGAACTCCGTGGtgagcttctggatctcttcgtcctcttcgtcaATTACAGGGGGTTTGGGCTGAGTCGCGGCCTTCTTTGCCGTGTTTGTGCTTGGGCCTGTGGATGGTAGACCCATcatttctctcatcatcttagcgaactcctcctcgtcaaagctaacctccttgtcctcggATTCGCTGTCTTCGTCGaattcgtcgtcgtcatcatcatcgtaaTCCATTTCGTCAAGTTCTGCGCCGTCCATTCCAGCACTGTCATCATTCAGAAATGCCTCGAAGCGAGACACAATCTTCCGAAGGTCAGATTGCGTATTCGCATCTCCAAAGCCTGACttggagttggaggaagCGTTCTCTCTTTTGCCATCCAGTTCCTTCTCGAAGTCTTGGTAGTTGATGTCCATCCATGCTTCGCTATCATCACGGTCGTGATCCGTCCATGCTTTGATGTCTTCATCTGAGGGGAGAGCCTCGTTGCCATCCTCTGagagatcctcaagttcGATAGCAAGCTCGCGAACAACTCTGCTTTTGCTCTTTTCAGCCTTCACAGCCAGCATTTCGAATCCACATGTAAGCTTCATCCCAATATCCAATCTCGCCATGACTGTGTCTGCCTCGCCTGAAGGAGCTTCTTTCTGCGCTTTCCGAAGGACTTCGCTCCAACTCGGCGGGGCATCGAACCGTTGAGATCGCAACTGAGCGAAAAGTACCTTGCTGAACCTGACAGATACTGTGATGAGGTCCTCTGGAGGGAATGCTAATGGTTGGGTTGGTGAGATTACACGTTTCAAGGCGATCGGGTCCCGGAGATAGAATTCTTCAACTGCTGGTGCAACAGACTTAGGGAGGGAGTGAAGGATATATGCCAACTTCCTCGGGATCGTAATGAGAGAATGGTGTAGAGATTCACTGATCTGCCTTGGGTACTTTTCAAGTCTGTAGAAGGCTTCAGCTTCGACGAAACCTGAGTGAGCAAGTGCATCTCGTTTCGTTTTGATCACCTGGACTGCGTCCGGTAGTTCAAGATGGCGAGCTCTGAGTCCCTCTCCATCTTTGACGGggataagaagaaggttTCCTTTGTTGATCCAGGCTCGGTTATTGTCAATCTCGGGGTTCAACCATCTGGGCAGCACATTGGCTGCTTCGACAAGGAGGAACTCGCCGTCTGTGTCAAATACTCGGATCCAGAGGTTAGGGTGGGACTTCGATAGTTCTCTTAGTATGTATACGATGAGCCATTCGTCTTCTACGGCATCGCTATAATCAGTGATACCATGGAGGTACAACAGTCCTATCAGAGATGTTAGCGGGTATCCTGAAAGTGGTGGACGTTATAAGGATGATACTCACCATTTTCATTTTTAAGGGTCAGATTGAATTCATCTTTTTGCCATATGTAATCTTTGGTAAGTGTGGTAGCAAGCTCTATGGCAGACTTTCGGACAATCTCGATTTGTGCAAGCTGCTTGCGAATGTCGACTTGAGGGTCTATGAAAAAAACAAGATATTCGACGCAATTATCTGGCAGTTGATTCTTGAAGTTTGCCTCTTCCGCACCGCCTGTGTGTTGAGGgaattcctcttcttctaTAATTGGCGATCTGAATGACATGACTTTTGTATGATGCCATCAATCAACCGCATCTCCTGATGAGCTGTCGAGGGAGGCTTAGGTTGGGGTTCTgagtttatttatttatatacgAGAGCTACCGGGTAAGCAGCCTGCAGCGATGTTGGAATTCTGGGTCATTTACGACAGATCTGCGCTAGCCCTGGTCTGGACACTGTCCCCACTATAAGACACGCTTGTTACGTCCCGTCCACCCCAGACGCGTATAGTGGGATACTTCAGACGCAACTACCATTCTTTGACCATGTCTGATCGCAACAATTCTTGGTAATACAGACTGAACAGTCCTTGTCACCTCTCGTTCACGACGCTCTTCAAACAAGTCTGTCTCTATACCAAAGAGCATATGCCGATTTCCCTACGATAAAACTTAACAGCCTTGTAATCAATCGATCCATCACGAGGCTGCCTTGAGCATCGCAGCCATGGCACCCACCAAGAGATCGCGACGAGACGCTGAACAAGAGGACGATGTCATAGTAGATGTACGACAAGCGCAATCTAACTTCTCGAGAGAAGATACCGTAAGGAATACACCAACCGCCCCCATGCAGCATGGAATCTAACTCCTGTACTATCACAGAGAAAGCGTGCCAGAGTAACCGTAGACGACAGCCAGACGAGGGGAACCCCCCAAAGAGAACATACGCCGAGTGACCAAAgcgaagatgacgaagaccGCAGAAATATGGCCGCACCACCACAAACGCAATACGAGATCATGCGAGACAATGGCTTCAAACATCTAGAGCACGCTGACTGGGACGACCAGCAAGCGACTCAGAAGCTCGCCAAGCGGGTCATCAATCTTGGCAACAATGTAGTATCGGAGAGTGGTATCATCGAGAGCATTACCTGCTTCAACTTTATGTGCCACGAGCGATTACATGTTGACTTAGGGCCACTGATCAACTTCATTGTCGGAGAGAATGGTAGTGGAAAGAGTGCTGTTCTGACCGCACTAACACTTTGTCTGGGTGGCAAGGCTAGCGATACCAACCGAGGTGGAAGTCTTAAGTCCTTTGTCAAGGAGGGTTGCGAGCAGGGTAGCTTGgtcgtcaagatcaagaatgcCGGTTCAGATGCCTACCAGCCCGATATCTATGGCGAAACCATCATTGTTGAGCGCCACTTCTCTAAATCGGGAAGTAGTGGTTTCAAGATTAAGAGTGCCCTGGGTAGAATCATCTCAaccaagaagcaggaggTAGATGAGATATCAGAATGGTACGCGCTACAAATCGGCAATCCCCTCACCGTTCTGTCACAGGACAACGCGCGACAGTTTCTCAACGCCGCGACTCCAGCCCAGAAGTACAAGTATTTCGTGTCTGGCGTACAACTAGAGCAGTTGGACAACGACTACAGGATGTCACAAGACACGCTTGACAAGACCCTCATACTGAGAGATGATTTAAATGCCAAGATCGAAGAGGTTAAAAAAGAGTCGGAAGCCGCACGCCGGCTTGCCGAAGCAGCgcaaaagaacaagaatctTCGCGAAAAGGCGCGGCATTACATTAATCAACTGGTCTGGTCTCAGGTCGTCGAGCAGGAACGTCTCCTGGAGGATTGCGAAAAGGAAATCACTAGGCGGAATGAGAGCATAACCGAGGCGGAAAAGAAATGCGAATCATCGACCCAAGCCCTCGAGAATATCAACGAGAGGATCGAGAGGCTTTGGCAGGCaaaggaagagattgagagTGATCGAGATACATTCAAGGAACGCATCGACAACGCCACAGCTGCTTACCGAAAGGCGCAAAAGGAGGAGTCGGAGCTGCTCATGGAGGAACGAGATGCCTACCAACGCCTGAAGACAGCCAAAGACGATATGAAGGCCTGCCAGCGCAAGATCCAGGACGAAGAACGCCGGCTAGGCGAATCGACAGGAAATGCCCGCACACAAAAGGACAACGAGCTAGACAATGCTCGAAAGAGGGAACAGCTCTTAAAGGAACAGATAGACGAAATTCAAAACGAGCTTCCTGACCTTACAGCACGACTTGGCGAGGCTGAGCAGCACTTCAAGAGACTTTCACACAACAAAGACCTCAAACGCAAAGAGATCGTGTCAGTGGAGCAACAAGTTCGAGAACTCAAGGCCGCTACTGGAGGTCGTTTCGATGGTTATGACAGAGAGATCAAGGACCTCGTCAAAGCCATCGAGAATGAGAGAGGATGGGAGCAGAAACCTGTCGGGCCTATTGGAGCGCATATCCGACTTT from Fusarium fujikuroi IMI 58289 draft genome, chromosome FFUJ_chr04 harbors:
- a CDS encoding related to sgt1 protein, producing MSFRSPIIEEEEFPQHTGDPQVDIRKQLAQIEIVRKSAIELATTLTKDYIWQKDEFNLTLKNENGLLYLHGITDYSDAVEDEWLIVYILRELSKSHPNLWIRVFDTDGEFLLVEAANVLPRWLNPEIDNNRAWINKGNLLLIPVKDGEGLRARHLELPDAVQVIKTKRDALAHSGFVEAEAFYRLEKYPRQISESLHHSLITIPRKLAYILHSLPKSVAPAVEEFYLRDPIALKRVISPTQPLAFPPEDLITVSVRFSKVLFAQLRSQRFDAPPSWSEVLRKAQKEAPSGEADTVMARLDIGMKLTCGFEMLAVKAEKSKSRVVRELAIELEDLSEDGNEALPSDEDIKAWTDHDRDDSEAWMDINYQDFEKELDGKRENASSNSKSGFGDANTQSDLRKIVSRFEAFLNDDSAGMDGAELDEMDYDDDDDDEFDEDSESEDKEVSFDEEEFAKMMREMMGLPSTGPSTNTAKKAATQPKPPVIDEEDEEIQKLTTEFEAELNQFGALKLDPVEKQTRLKDVTQKEGESSLTDIKEEEENSDDEVDIDYNLAKNLLESFKSQAGMAGPTGNLLGMMGFQLPRDEEDENEKEDEETGHGSAKGKGKARA
- a CDS encoding related to DNA repair protein rad18 translates to MAPTKRSRRDAEQEDDVIVDVRQAQSNFSREDTRKRARVTVDDSQTRGTPQREHTPSDQSEDDEDRRNMAAPPQTQYEIMRDNGFKHLEHADWDDQQATQKLAKRVINLGNNVVSESGIIESITCFNFMCHERLHVDLGPLINFIVGENGSGKSAVLTALTLCLGGKASDTNRGGSLKSFVKEGCEQGSLVVKIKNAGSDAYQPDIYGETIIVERHFSKSGSSGFKIKSALGRIISTKKQEVDEISEWYALQIGNPLTVLSQDNARQFLNAATPAQKYKYFVSGVQLEQLDNDYRMSQDTLDKTLILRDDLNAKIEEVKKESEAARRLAEAAQKNKNLREKARHYINQLVWSQVVEQERLLEDCEKEITRRNESITEAEKKCESSTQALENINERIERLWQAKEEIESDRDTFKERIDNATAAYRKAQKEESELLMEERDAYQRLKTAKDDMKACQRKIQDEERRLGESTGNARTQKDNELDNARKREQLLKEQIDEIQNELPDLTARLGEAEQHFKRLSHNKDLKRKEIVSVEQQVRELKAATGGRFDGYDREIKDLVKAIENERGWEQKPVGPIGAHIRLSKPEWSGILERTLGEGLNAFVVRSKSDQTRLANLMRRFRLKRQPPIYIAYGGRIDTSTQEPDPRFDTMLSVLQFDDDIVRSQLIISNQIEKIILIRDRVEAERVMVEGAAPRNVNACLCFHDGRGKRGWGLRLTNRNGSVGTSPVPPYTMRPRMQTDAGQQVEIQEENLKHLGQEMAEINRDERQAQQAVQRCRTELDNQRKNVKRYEGDLRRTQADMERVQMELDAFDGVDDRLNILRAELESRRSEEEQLGNQYGEMGLAKRELKQKAETARRKLEEEKNEQEDWQNRVDKAAQKVATSETMRKSILAEKNGAFEVLDIARNERRRAEEKRDRKAEEVANFIEQARQTAPERVHIPDNETHSSIEQKYTKIREQIKQRESRLGASDQQIYDRAKEAQEKFEDVQRQTQDLDDTIVALKHAIGNRLELWRKFQRQISARIRIQFNYLLSERGFRGKIDLDHKARKVFLQIEPDETRKSSAGRNTKTLSGGEKSFSSICMLLSVWEAIGSPIRCLDEFDVFMDNVNRAISTNMLVDAARRSVSRQYILITPNAIEGRARLDKDVKIIRLTDPRQRTLDNFQ